In Chthonomonadales bacterium, a single genomic region encodes these proteins:
- a CDS encoding SDR family oxidoreductase, which produces MPRAVVTGGAGFLGSHLCDRLLAEGMEVVAFDNLITGSTDNIAHHVDNPRFRFIHYDVTDYLYLDGPVDYVFHLASPASPIDFPTKPIQILKVNALGTHKALGLARARNARFFLASTSEVYGDPLVHPQTESYLGNVNPVGVRGVYDESKRFAEAMTMAYHRYHGVKVRIVRIFNTYGERMRLNDGRVVPNFVGQALRGDPITVYGTGQQTRSFCYCSDLIEGFWRLMRSDHTGPMNIGNPTERTMLEFARLIKELTGSASEIVFEPLPQSDDPKQRKPDISLAREALGWEPVVPIEDGLRRTIAYFRSRLRMA; this is translated from the coding sequence ATGCCTCGTGCCGTCGTCACGGGTGGAGCTGGTTTCCTGGGCTCCCACCTGTGCGATCGCCTGCTCGCGGAGGGGATGGAGGTCGTCGCCTTCGACAACCTCATCACCGGTAGCACGGACAACATCGCCCACCACGTCGACAACCCGCGGTTCCGATTCATCCACTACGACGTCACGGACTACCTCTACCTGGACGGGCCCGTGGACTATGTTTTCCATCTGGCCTCGCCTGCGAGCCCCATCGACTTCCCCACCAAGCCGATCCAGATCCTGAAGGTGAACGCCCTCGGAACGCACAAGGCGCTCGGCCTGGCCCGAGCAAGGAACGCGCGCTTCTTCCTGGCCTCCACCTCGGAGGTCTACGGCGACCCGCTCGTGCACCCGCAGACCGAGTCCTACCTGGGAAACGTGAACCCGGTGGGTGTGCGGGGGGTCTACGACGAATCCAAGCGGTTCGCCGAGGCGATGACGATGGCTTACCACCGCTACCACGGCGTCAAAGTGCGCATCGTGCGCATCTTCAACACGTATGGGGAGCGCATGCGCCTCAACGACGGCCGCGTGGTGCCCAACTTCGTGGGGCAGGCGCTCCGTGGCGACCCCATCACGGTCTACGGTACGGGCCAGCAGACGCGCTCCTTCTGCTACTGCTCCGACCTGATCGAGGGGTTCTGGCGGCTGATGAGGTCGGACCACACCGGCCCGATGAACATCGGCAACCCGACCGAGCGCACGATGCTGGAGTTCGCGCGCCTCATCAAGGAGCTGACCGGCAGCGCCAGCGAGATAGTGTTCGAGCCGCTCCCACAGTCGGACGACCCGAAGCAGCGCAAGCCGGACATCTCGCTCGCCCGCGAGGCGCTCGGCTGGGAGCCGGTGGTGCCGATCGAGGACGGCCTGCGGCGCACGATTGCCTACTTTCGCTCCCGGCTCCGAATGGCCTGA
- a CDS encoding NIL domain-containing protein, translating into MTPDTETVRVQLNYPLQRVREPILYHLVADFALVPNIRSASFDLASGGFIYLELSGARAALRRALAWLDEQGIGVSAIGLDGTQEWAI; encoded by the coding sequence ATGACCCCCGACACCGAGACTGTCCGCGTTCAGCTCAACTACCCGCTTCAGCGCGTGCGCGAGCCCATCCTCTACCACCTGGTGGCCGATTTCGCGCTCGTGCCGAACATCCGCAGCGCCAGCTTCGACCTGGCGAGCGGCGGGTTCATCTACCTGGAGCTGAGCGGGGCGCGGGCGGCGCTCCGGCGCGCGCTTGCCTGGCTCGACGAGCAGGGCATCGGCGTGAGCGCCATCGGGCTCGACGGCACGCAGGAGTGGGCAATCTAG
- a CDS encoding homoserine O-acetyltransferase: MEALDDGQSVGLVEKRLFTFGSAEDPFVLENRQALPGFTTAYEVYGELNATADNAILVEHGLTGSSHAAGRYKPDSPYAGYWEMLIGPGKVLDTTRYCVIAPNALGGCRGTTGPSSIDPRTGKPYGLTFPILTIRDMVRAQKPLLDHLGVRRLRMVLGGSMGGMQALEWAITYPEIVDSICPIASSPRTSAQAIAFNECMRRAIMLDPAWNRGAYYEGSPPNGGLALARMIGTITYLSDPIMQGRFGRMPAELESPREHDLHVRFDVERYLHEEGRLLVRRFDANSYLYVTRAIDLHDISRGFGSLEEAYRRIRAKVILIGIRSDILFYPEHIRAMHAQLSALGVDSTYWEMDSDYGHDAFLVEQAKMVEPLRGFLARLG, encoded by the coding sequence ATGGAGGCCCTCGACGATGGCCAGAGCGTCGGCCTGGTCGAGAAGCGGCTGTTCACGTTCGGCAGCGCGGAAGACCCCTTCGTGCTGGAGAACCGCCAGGCGCTGCCGGGCTTCACGACGGCCTACGAGGTCTACGGCGAGCTCAACGCCACGGCGGACAACGCCATCCTCGTCGAGCATGGGTTGACGGGCAGTTCCCACGCGGCCGGGCGCTACAAGCCGGACTCGCCTTACGCCGGCTACTGGGAGATGCTGATCGGCCCGGGCAAGGTGCTGGACACGACGCGCTACTGTGTGATCGCCCCGAACGCCCTGGGCGGCTGCCGCGGCACTACCGGCCCCTCCAGCATCGACCCGCGCACCGGCAAGCCCTACGGCCTCACCTTCCCGATCCTGACGATCCGCGACATGGTGCGCGCGCAGAAGCCGCTTCTCGATCACCTCGGCGTCCGGCGCCTGCGCATGGTGCTCGGCGGCTCGATGGGCGGCATGCAGGCGCTGGAGTGGGCGATCACCTACCCGGAGATCGTGGACTCCATCTGCCCGATCGCCTCCAGCCCGCGTACCTCGGCCCAGGCGATCGCCTTCAACGAGTGTATGCGGCGCGCCATCATGCTGGACCCGGCCTGGAACCGTGGCGCCTACTACGAGGGCTCGCCCCCCAACGGCGGCCTCGCCCTGGCGCGCATGATCGGCACGATCACCTACCTGTCCGACCCCATCATGCAGGGCCGGTTCGGGCGCATGCCCGCCGAGCTGGAGAGCCCGCGAGAGCACGACCTGCACGTGCGTTTCGATGTGGAGCGCTACTTGCACGAAGAGGGCCGGCTGCTCGTCAGACGCTTCGATGCCAACTCATACCTCTACGTGACGCGCGCCATCGATCTGCACGACATCAGCCGCGGGTTCGGCTCTCTGGAGGAGGCGTACCGACGCATTCGGGCGAAAGTGATCCTGATCGGGATCCGCTCGGATATCCTCTTCTATCCCGAGCACATTCGGGCCATGCACGCCCAGCTCAGCGCGCTCGGCGTCGACTCCACCTACTGGGAGATGGACTCCGACTACGGTCACGACGCATTCCTGGTGGAGCAGGCCAAGATGGTCGAGCCGCTCCGCGGCTTCCTCGCGCGCCTTGGATGA
- a CDS encoding VOC family protein produces the protein MSTCVRPFLMFQGAAEEAMRFYVSLFADGEVLDVALYGPGEAGAPGSVKLATFRVAGQELLCIDSPVRHAFTFTPAVSLFAECGSEAEFDRLAAALANDGGWLMPPDNYGFSRRFGWLNDRFGVSWQLNLA, from the coding sequence ATGTCGACATGCGTACGGCCGTTTCTGATGTTCCAGGGCGCCGCCGAGGAGGCGATGCGCTTCTACGTGTCGCTGTTCGCGGACGGTGAGGTGCTGGACGTGGCGCTCTACGGGCCCGGCGAGGCGGGTGCGCCGGGTTCGGTGAAGCTCGCCACCTTCCGCGTGGCCGGCCAGGAGCTGCTCTGCATCGACAGTCCGGTGCGGCACGCGTTCACCTTTACGCCGGCGGTCTCGCTGTTCGCCGAGTGCGGCTCGGAGGCGGAGTTCGATCGGCTCGCGGCCGCTCTTGCGAACGATGGCGGCTGGCTCATGCCTCCGGACAACTACGGGTTCAGCCGCCGATTCGGCTGGCTCAACGACCGCTTCGGCGTGTCGTGGCAGCTCAACCTGGCGTAG
- a CDS encoding PIG-L family deacetylase yields MPHPDDMEILCAGTLIRLREAGCEIHVATMTPGDQGSAVLPRDEIAAIRRAEARRGAESIGAASYTCLEFADVQFGFDVPARRRVARMLREVDPFLVFTTPPSDYMVDHEITSRLVRDACFNAPIRNYETEGSAGPSSGIPYLFYTDAIEGHDIFGAASPVTCIVDISEVIDRKAAALACHDSQRAWLLRQHGIDDYIDTMRSWAARRGAAIGVQSGEAFRQHRGHPHPTGNPLVEMLHAVIPGADTGR; encoded by the coding sequence ATGCCGCACCCCGACGACATGGAGATCCTGTGCGCTGGCACCCTGATACGCCTGCGCGAGGCCGGCTGCGAAATACACGTCGCCACCATGACGCCGGGCGACCAGGGCTCGGCCGTTCTGCCGCGCGACGAGATCGCCGCGATCCGACGCGCGGAAGCCCGCCGCGGCGCCGAGAGCATCGGCGCCGCGAGCTACACCTGCCTGGAGTTCGCGGACGTGCAGTTCGGCTTCGACGTGCCGGCGCGGCGCCGTGTCGCCCGAATGCTGCGCGAGGTGGATCCCTTCCTTGTCTTCACGACGCCGCCCTCCGACTACATGGTCGACCACGAGATCACATCGCGGCTGGTGCGCGACGCCTGTTTCAACGCGCCCATCCGAAACTACGAGACGGAGGGGTCCGCCGGGCCGTCGTCGGGCATCCCCTACCTCTTCTACACCGATGCCATCGAGGGGCACGACATCTTCGGCGCCGCCTCGCCCGTGACCTGCATCGTCGACATCTCGGAGGTCATCGACCGGAAGGCGGCGGCGCTTGCGTGCCACGACAGCCAGCGCGCGTGGCTCCTGAGGCAGCACGGCATCGACGACTACATCGATACGATGCGCTCCTGGGCCGCGCGGCGCGGAGCCGCCATCGGCGTCCAGTCTGGCGAGGCGTTCCGCCAGCACCGTGGACACCCGCACCCCACGGGTAATCCGCTCGTTGAGATGCTGCACGCCGTCATACCCGGCGCCGACACCGGCCGCTGA
- a CDS encoding glucosamine-6-phosphate isomerase translates to MARPLSKIAPGWWDYTTLGPDLPRDAANLSVEDIETLGRPGFTVTIYDSLEEFYLAEALEYVAAWRQATPDNPVGICGPIGPTEQLPLVARLVNDMGIGLRHAHFWGMDEWYIDGREVPTDHPLSFERADMELCFHRIRPELAMPGENLHFPKADTRAYEASWQGVRCVVMQGGQGEVKHWAFNDPVRREGPYADAPPSPEEYRRLGTRVVELHPLTLIQNARTSGGGNLALVPTHAISVGPVQTWRAETVSIWQAGTHDTPFGQRLTALMVARGAPDSSVPMSLLADHPNVRFNYYRFGIGSCDTEMH, encoded by the coding sequence ATGGCCCGCCCGTTGAGCAAGATCGCCCCCGGATGGTGGGACTACACGACGCTGGGGCCGGACCTGCCCCGCGACGCCGCCAACCTCTCCGTGGAGGACATCGAGACGCTGGGGCGACCGGGCTTCACCGTCACGATCTACGATTCGCTCGAGGAGTTTTACCTGGCCGAAGCGCTGGAGTACGTCGCCGCCTGGCGGCAGGCGACGCCGGACAACCCGGTCGGCATCTGCGGCCCGATCGGGCCCACGGAGCAACTCCCGCTCGTGGCCCGGCTCGTAAACGACATGGGGATCGGGCTGCGCCACGCGCACTTCTGGGGTATGGACGAGTGGTACATCGATGGGCGCGAGGTGCCGACCGACCATCCGCTCTCATTCGAACGCGCCGACATGGAGCTCTGCTTCCATCGGATCCGGCCGGAGCTGGCGATGCCCGGGGAGAACCTGCACTTCCCGAAGGCCGACACGCGTGCGTATGAGGCGTCCTGGCAGGGCGTGCGGTGCGTCGTCATGCAGGGCGGACAGGGCGAGGTCAAACACTGGGCGTTCAACGACCCGGTGCGGCGCGAGGGCCCCTACGCCGACGCCCCGCCCTCCCCCGAGGAGTACCGCAGGCTCGGCACCCGCGTGGTGGAACTGCACCCGCTCACGCTCATTCAGAACGCGCGCACCTCGGGCGGGGGCAACCTGGCGCTGGTGCCCACCCATGCCATCTCGGTCGGACCGGTACAGACCTGGCGGGCCGAGACCGTCTCGATCTGGCAGGCGGGCACGCACGACACGCCGTTCGGCCAGCGGCTTACCGCGCTCATGGTCGCTCGCGGCGCGCCGGACAGCTCGGTGCCGATGTCGCTGCTCGCGGACCATCCGAACGTGCGGTTCAACTACTACCGCTTCGGCATCGGAAGCTGCGACACGGAGATGCACTGA
- a CDS encoding O-acetylhomoserine aminocarboxypropyltransferase/cysteine synthase produces MALDEKNLRFDTLAVHGGQVPDPTTTARAVPIYQTTSFVFHDAQHAADLFSLAELGNIYTRIMNPTQEVFEKRVALLEGGVAALAASSGQAAETMGILNIVHHGDEVVSATSLYGGTFNLFHYTFPKLGIGVRFVDPSDPENFRRAITPRTRLLYAETVGNPRLDTLDIEAVAGIAHEAGLPLMVDNTMPSPALMNPLKWGADIVVHSTTKFIGGHGTSIGGIIVDGGKFDWANGKFPQFTEPDPSYHGLVLNSLPEPLHSMAYVLKCRLQVLRDIGACVSPFNAFLFLQGLETLHLRMERHSTNALRVAQFLKEHSNVTWVNYPGLPDHPGHAVARKYHTRGLYGAMLGFGIKGGFEAGKRLINNLQLFSLLANLGDAKSLVIHPASTTHQQLSEEEQRAAGVTPDFVRLSVGIEDPEDIIADLDQALRKSA; encoded by the coding sequence ATGGCACTCGACGAGAAGAACCTCAGGTTCGACACACTGGCCGTCCACGGCGGGCAGGTGCCCGACCCGACCACCACCGCGCGCGCCGTGCCCATCTACCAGACGACCTCGTTCGTGTTCCATGATGCCCAGCACGCCGCCGATCTGTTCTCGCTCGCCGAGCTCGGCAACATCTACACGCGAATCATGAACCCCACGCAGGAGGTGTTCGAGAAGCGTGTGGCGCTGCTGGAGGGCGGCGTGGCCGCCCTGGCCGCCTCCTCCGGGCAGGCCGCCGAGACGATGGGCATCCTCAACATCGTGCATCACGGCGACGAAGTGGTCAGCGCTACCTCGCTCTATGGGGGCACCTTCAACCTGTTCCACTACACCTTCCCGAAGCTCGGTATTGGCGTTCGCTTCGTCGATCCGAGCGACCCGGAGAACTTCCGCCGCGCGATCACGCCGCGCACCCGCCTCCTCTACGCGGAGACGGTCGGCAACCCGAGGCTGGACACGCTCGACATCGAGGCCGTGGCGGGTATCGCCCACGAGGCCGGGCTGCCGCTGATGGTGGACAACACCATGCCCTCGCCGGCGCTCATGAATCCCCTGAAATGGGGCGCCGACATCGTGGTCCACTCCACCACCAAGTTCATCGGCGGGCATGGCACGAGCATTGGCGGCATCATCGTGGACGGCGGGAAGTTCGACTGGGCCAACGGCAAGTTCCCGCAGTTCACCGAGCCGGACCCCTCCTACCACGGGCTCGTGCTGAACAGCCTGCCGGAGCCGCTCCACAGCATGGCGTACGTGCTCAAATGCCGCTTGCAGGTTCTCCGCGACATCGGCGCCTGCGTGTCGCCCTTCAACGCGTTCCTGTTCCTGCAGGGCCTGGAGACGCTGCACCTGCGCATGGAGCGGCACAGCACCAACGCGTTGCGCGTGGCGCAGTTCCTGAAGGAGCACTCGAATGTGACCTGGGTGAACTACCCCGGCCTGCCGGACCACCCCGGGCACGCGGTCGCGCGCAAGTACCACACTCGCGGCCTCTACGGCGCGATGCTCGGCTTCGGCATCAAGGGCGGCTTTGAGGCCGGCAAGCGGCTGATCAACAACCTGCAGCTCTTCTCGCTGCTGGCCAACCTGGGCGACGCCAAGTCGCTGGTCATCCATCCGGCCTCGACGACGCACCAGCAGCTCAGCGAGGAGGAGCAGCGCGCGGCCGGCGTGACGCCGGACTTCGTGCGGCTCTCCGTGGGCATCGAGGACCCCGAGGACATCATCGCCGACCTGGATCAGGCCCTGCGCAAGTCGGCCTGA
- a CDS encoding sugar-binding transcriptional regulator, translating into MAPGEQGASASHLETMARAAALYYLEGATQAQVAAGLGLSRAKVGRLLKQARDLGIVEIRVHAPPAITERLETEMARRFGLRHVLLVPDHASGAVQRDLVAQRVAEVLLRHLRAGMVVAVGMGRNVGAVSASIGDAPSRACRFVAAIGGSPATAPQVDAGGIARDLAARFGGTGITLYAPAYAESPAVRAAFLRHDDVRRTLELASGADVALVGIGDAEDDSAVVRMGCFSRADMRRMRAAGAVGDILGSFFDTQGRPVVAGMRDRVISLGTEELRRVAMTIGVAAEAGKARAILGALRSGVIEVLATSVGNARQVLCLADEPV; encoded by the coding sequence ATGGCGCCGGGTGAGCAGGGCGCCTCCGCGAGCCATCTTGAGACGATGGCCCGCGCGGCGGCCCTCTACTATCTGGAGGGCGCGACGCAGGCGCAGGTCGCGGCGGGCCTGGGCCTCTCACGCGCCAAGGTCGGTCGCCTGCTCAAGCAGGCGCGCGATCTCGGCATCGTCGAGATCCGGGTTCACGCGCCGCCCGCCATCACGGAGCGTCTGGAGACCGAGATGGCCCGCCGCTTCGGCCTGCGCCACGTACTCCTCGTCCCCGACCACGCCAGTGGCGCGGTGCAGCGCGACCTGGTGGCGCAGCGCGTGGCGGAGGTCCTGCTCCGTCACCTGCGCGCGGGCATGGTCGTGGCGGTCGGCATGGGCCGCAACGTCGGCGCGGTGTCGGCGTCCATCGGCGACGCGCCTTCGCGCGCCTGCCGGTTCGTCGCGGCCATCGGGGGCTCGCCGGCCACCGCGCCCCAGGTGGACGCGGGCGGCATCGCGCGTGACCTCGCCGCCCGCTTCGGTGGAACGGGCATAACGCTGTACGCCCCGGCCTACGCGGAGAGCCCCGCCGTGCGCGCGGCCTTCCTGCGCCACGACGACGTTCGTCGCACACTCGAGCTCGCTTCCGGCGCGGACGTGGCGCTCGTAGGGATCGGCGATGCCGAGGACGACAGCGCGGTCGTTCGCATGGGCTGCTTCTCGCGCGCCGACATGCGCCGCATGCGCGCGGCCGGCGCCGTCGGCGACATTCTTGGCTCGTTCTTCGACACGCAGGGACGGCCGGTCGTCGCCGGCATGCGCGACCGCGTGATCAGCCTGGGTACCGAGGAACTGCGGCGTGTCGCGATGACCATCGGCGTGGCAGCGGAGGCCGGCAAGGCCCGGGCCATCCTCGGCGCGCTGCGCAGCGGCGTGATCGAGGTCCTCGCGACGAGCGTTGGCAACGCCCGACAGGTGCTGTGCCTGGCCGACGAGCCTGTGTAG
- a CDS encoding carbohydrate kinase family protein has translation MRAQPAAGKVACAGILVADIFVPPLPALPEAGALLATDDFLLDTGGCAANTGVGLARLGAEVAVCGVAGSDVFGDFVEGSLRARGIDTSAIRRDTEAGTSKTVVLTVTGEDRRFLHTFGANAQFRAADLVSPALCDAAVLYLGGYLVLPGLDPNSTAAALAAARGRGARVVLDVVVPAGAAPSLDALRPVLPHVDVFMPNDDEARALTGEDDPRAQARCFLAMGCRSVIITRGGGGTLLMEGGAVWETDVYTIDFVDGSGSGDAFAAGYILGMLEDWPPEPCLRLASAVGASACTRLGCTAGVFSRSEAERFVAERTLEVRRSPAPGGAARPQ, from the coding sequence ATGAGAGCACAACCAGCCGCCGGCAAGGTCGCCTGCGCCGGCATCCTTGTCGCCGACATCTTCGTTCCGCCCCTGCCGGCGCTGCCGGAAGCGGGCGCCTTGCTGGCCACCGACGACTTTCTGCTGGACACCGGAGGGTGCGCCGCGAACACGGGCGTCGGCCTCGCTCGCCTGGGCGCGGAGGTCGCGGTCTGCGGCGTGGCGGGCTCCGACGTTTTCGGCGATTTCGTGGAGGGCAGTCTGCGCGCCAGGGGGATCGACACCTCGGCCATTCGCCGCGATACCGAGGCCGGCACGTCGAAGACGGTCGTCCTGACCGTCACCGGCGAGGATCGGCGCTTCCTGCACACCTTTGGCGCGAACGCGCAGTTTCGCGCGGCGGACCTGGTCTCACCCGCCCTGTGCGACGCGGCCGTGCTCTACCTCGGCGGCTACCTGGTGCTGCCCGGCCTGGACCCCAATTCGACGGCTGCCGCACTCGCCGCCGCGCGCGGGCGCGGCGCGCGCGTGGTGCTCGACGTGGTAGTGCCCGCGGGCGCCGCTCCCTCGCTCGATGCGCTGCGGCCCGTGCTGCCTCATGTGGACGTCTTCATGCCGAACGACGACGAGGCCAGGGCGCTGACCGGCGAGGACGACCCGCGGGCGCAGGCGCGGTGCTTCCTCGCGATGGGGTGCCGGTCCGTGATCATCACGCGCGGGGGCGGCGGCACGCTGCTGATGGAGGGTGGCGCAGTCTGGGAGACTGACGTCTACACGATCGACTTCGTGGACGGCTCCGGGTCAGGCGACGCTTTCGCCGCCGGGTACATCCTGGGGATGCTGGAGGACTGGCCGCCAGAGCCCTGCCTGCGCCTGGCCAGCGCGGTCGGCGCGTCGGCCTGCACGCGGCTCGGCTGTACGGCCGGAGTCTTCAGCCGCTCGGAGGCAGAGCGGTTCGTTGCCGAGCGCACGCTGGAGGTCCGGCGCTCGCCGGCCCCAGGGGGCGCCGCGCGGCCGCAGTAA
- a CDS encoding aldose 1-epimerase family protein, translating into MARLYGSEVTRAEIARHVGDMAQIARTKPYRLAEGFEAGTLAVDVSTGTGFQFTVVPDRALDVSSASLGGRSLAWRSAQTDRHPAYYEPAGLGWLRSFPGGLLATCGLLWHGAPTTDEGERLGLHGRVSNTPATNVHWDAGWDGDDYVLSVSGRIREAVVFGANVELRRRVWTRMGESRLFIDDTVENLGFEAAPHMLLYHVNVGFPAVAPDARIVAPSTEARPRDADAAEGGERWDRLDAPTAGYREKCYFHTMRAGRDGAVTAAVINPALDGGVGFGVYVRYRPEQLPFFTQWKMMGEGAYVVGLEPCNALVMGRDVERREGRLQHLEPGERRSYRVEIGAAAGAEALASLEAAAGGGR; encoded by the coding sequence ATGGCACGTCTGTATGGATCCGAGGTCACGCGCGCGGAGATCGCCCGCCACGTGGGCGACATGGCGCAGATCGCGCGAACCAAGCCCTACCGGCTAGCGGAGGGCTTCGAGGCGGGCACGCTTGCCGTCGACGTGTCGACGGGGACGGGCTTCCAGTTCACGGTGGTGCCCGACCGCGCCCTCGACGTCTCCTCGGCGAGCCTGGGCGGCCGCTCGCTGGCCTGGCGCTCCGCGCAGACCGACCGGCACCCGGCCTACTACGAGCCGGCGGGGTTGGGATGGCTGCGCAGCTTCCCCGGCGGGCTGCTGGCCACGTGCGGCCTCCTCTGGCACGGGGCGCCGACCACCGACGAAGGCGAGCGGCTCGGGCTCCACGGGCGCGTGTCGAACACGCCGGCCACGAACGTGCACTGGGACGCTGGCTGGGATGGCGACGACTACGTGCTCTCGGTGAGCGGCCGCATTCGCGAGGCCGTGGTGTTCGGTGCCAATGTGGAGTTGCGCCGGCGAGTGTGGACCCGAATGGGGGAAAGCCGCCTCTTCATCGACGACACCGTGGAGAACCTGGGCTTCGAGGCGGCGCCGCACATGCTGCTCTACCACGTCAACGTGGGCTTCCCGGCGGTCGCGCCGGACGCGCGCATCGTCGCTCCCAGCACGGAGGCCCGCCCGCGCGACGCCGACGCCGCCGAGGGCGGCGAACGGTGGGACCGGCTCGACGCGCCCACGGCCGGCTATCGCGAGAAGTGCTACTTCCACACCATGCGCGCCGGCCGGGACGGCGCCGTCACGGCGGCCGTCATTAACCCCGCGCTCGATGGCGGCGTCGGGTTCGGCGTCTACGTGCGCTACCGGCCGGAGCAGCTCCCGTTCTTCACGCAATGGAAGATGATGGGAGAGGGCGCCTACGTGGTTGGGCTGGAGCCCTGCAACGCGCTCGTGATGGGCCGCGACGTCGAGCGGCGCGAGGGTCGACTACAGCACCTGGAGCCGGGCGAGCGGCGCAGCTACCGCGTTGAGATCGGCGCCGCGGCCGGCGCCGAGGCCCTCGCTAGCCTCGAGGCCGCCGCCGGAGGGGGCCGCTGA